Proteins from a single region of Alphaproteobacteria bacterium:
- the ligD gene encoding non-homologous end-joining DNA ligase: protein MSGAAEKTIRLDGHSLTLSSLDKVMFPEDGITKGDVVDYYARIAETAVPHYRDRPLTMQRFPDGIDAKGFFQKNMPEHFPAWMARVTLAKEGGEITHVIANDAAALVYLANQACLTPHLALSRRDRPGHPDRLIFDLDPSDDDFSKVQFAARTLRAGLDELDLPSFVQTTGSRGLHIVVPLDREAGFDRVRAFARRLAESLARRHPDRLTTAQRKADRGDRVFIDYLRNAYGQTAVAPYALRARPGAPVATPLRWEEALAGGLGPRTYTLGNIFRRLAQTDDPWKPMARRATGLKGAEERLASGN from the coding sequence ATGAGCGGGGCCGCGGAAAAGACGATCCGGCTGGACGGACATAGTCTCACCCTCTCCAGCCTGGACAAGGTGATGTTTCCCGAAGACGGGATCACCAAGGGCGATGTCGTGGATTACTATGCGCGGATCGCCGAGACCGCAGTTCCGCATTATCGCGACCGTCCGCTGACCATGCAGCGCTTCCCCGACGGCATCGATGCGAAGGGATTCTTCCAGAAAAACATGCCCGAGCATTTTCCTGCCTGGATGGCGCGCGTCACCCTGGCCAAGGAGGGCGGAGAGATCACCCATGTCATCGCGAACGACGCGGCCGCCCTCGTCTACCTTGCCAATCAGGCCTGCCTGACCCCCCACCTCGCGCTCTCTCGGCGCGACCGGCCCGGGCACCCTGACCGACTCATCTTCGATCTCGATCCGTCGGATGACGATTTCAGCAAGGTCCAGTTTGCCGCGAGGACACTCAGGGCGGGGCTCGATGAGCTCGACCTGCCCAGTTTCGTGCAAACCACGGGCTCGCGCGGGCTGCATATCGTGGTACCGCTCGACCGCGAAGCCGGGTTCGACCGCGTCCGGGCCTTCGCGCGCCGCCTCGCCGAGAGCCTCGCCCGCCGCCACCCGGACCGCCTGACCACAGCCCAGCGGAAGGCGGATCGCGGCGACCGGGTCTTCATCGACTATTTGCGCAACGCCTATGGCCAGACCGCGGTCGCGCCCTATGCGCTCCGCGCTCGACCGGGCGCACCGGTGGCCACGCCCCTGCGCTGGGAGGAGGCGCTCGCCGGCGGTCTCGGGCCGCGGACCTATACGCTCGGGAATATTTTTCGCCGCCTCGCTCAGACAGACGATCCCTGGAAGCCCATGGCGAGGCGGGCGACGGGACTGAAAGGGGCGGAGGAACGTCTCGCGTCCGGGAATTGA
- a CDS encoding DNA polymerase ligase N-terminal domain-containing protein, producing MGQSEYEKKRDFRLTGEPRGDAEKRRAGNHPIFVIQKHDATTLHYDFRLEVAGQLASWAVPKGPSTDPREKRLALRTEDHPLAYAEFEGVIPEGAYGAGPVLIWDRGRYDNITEKNGRTVPIAAAIDDGHVLVRLHGKKLQGGYALQRMKEGKKKGAGRDDDQQWLLIKTDDAAADARRNPVSSQPKSVKSGRTITQIRARARNGKGGPG from the coding sequence ATGGGACAATCGGAATACGAAAAGAAAAGGGACTTCCGTCTCACCGGTGAGCCGCGCGGGGACGCAGAAAAGCGTCGCGCCGGCAACCATCCGATCTTTGTGATTCAGAAGCACGATGCGACGACGCTTCATTATGATTTTCGCCTCGAAGTTGCGGGGCAGCTCGCGTCCTGGGCGGTCCCCAAGGGCCCATCCACCGATCCGCGCGAAAAGCGCCTGGCCCTCCGGACAGAGGATCACCCGCTCGCCTATGCGGAATTCGAGGGTGTCATTCCCGAAGGCGCCTATGGCGCGGGGCCGGTGCTGATTTGGGATCGCGGACGTTACGACAACATTACCGAGAAAAACGGCAGGACTGTCCCGATAGCCGCGGCCATAGACGACGGTCACGTGCTGGTGCGCCTGCACGGCAAGAAGCTACAGGGCGGATACGCCCTTCAGCGCATGAAAGAAGGCAAGAAAAAAGGTGCGGGCCGGGACGACGACCAGCAATGGCTCCTGATCAAGACAGATGACGCGGCCGCCGATGCCCGGCGTAACCCCGTCTCGAGCCAGCCCAAATCGGTCAAGAGCGGCCGCACGATCACGCAAATCCGGGCGCGCGCTCGCAACGGGAAGGGAGGCCCAGGCTGA
- a CDS encoding DUF1971 domain-containing protein has translation MSEKTPQLPADATAYKRTPVFDAATIPAALTHEHRTKRGTWALIQVLSGSLLLRRLAPEAGKAAESRLVPGTPGVIRPEEPHEVTPREGTRFYVEFYRQAEKP, from the coding sequence GTGAGCGAGAAAACGCCACAGCTCCCCGCCGACGCTACAGCCTACAAACGCACGCCCGTCTTCGACGCGGCGACCATCCCCGCGGCCCTGACCCACGAGCACCGCACCAAGCGCGGCACCTGGGCGCTCATCCAGGTTCTCTCGGGCTCACTCCTCCTGCGACGCCTCGCGCCGGAAGCCGGAAAGGCAGCGGAAAGCCGCCTTGTTCCGGGAACGCCGGGCGTCATCCGGCCGGAAGAGCCGCACGAAGTCACCCCCCGCGAGGGAACGCGGTTCTATGTCGAATTCTACCGCCAGGCTGAGAAGCCCTAG
- a CDS encoding TerC family protein → MIEIMLDPAIWVSFLTLAVLEIVLGIDNIIFISIAAERLPPELRPRARLIGLALALAMRIALLLSITWLIKLTTPIVTVMDFGFSWRDLILFGGGLFLLAKGTIEIYETVEGSETHVAAKPIAAGFTAVIVQIVLLDLVFSFDSILTAIGLTDQLLIMIAAITVAMVVMLLAARPLSDFVNRHLSIKILALAFLLLIGAVLVADGLHFHIPKGYIYFSLAFSVLVQALILLAARRKAGAGGRGA, encoded by the coding sequence GTGATCGAAATCATGCTGGATCCCGCGATCTGGGTGAGCTTCCTGACGCTCGCGGTTCTCGAGATCGTCCTCGGGATCGACAACATCATCTTTATTTCGATCGCGGCCGAGCGGCTGCCGCCCGAGCTCCGGCCGCGCGCCCGCCTCATCGGTCTGGCCCTGGCGCTGGCCATGCGCATCGCGCTGCTGTTGTCGATCACCTGGCTGATCAAGCTGACGACACCGATCGTGACGGTGATGGATTTCGGCTTCTCCTGGCGCGACCTGATTTTGTTTGGCGGCGGCCTGTTTCTTCTGGCCAAGGGGACGATCGAGATTTATGAAACGGTGGAGGGCAGCGAGACGCACGTTGCAGCGAAGCCCATTGCGGCCGGGTTTACAGCCGTGATCGTCCAGATCGTGCTGCTCGATCTCGTGTTTTCCTTCGATTCCATCCTCACCGCGATCGGCCTGACGGATCAGCTGCTGATTATGATCGCCGCAATCACGGTCGCGATGGTTGTTATGCTGCTGGCCGCGCGTCCCCTCAGTGACTTCGTGAACCGCCATCTCAGCATCAAGATTCTTGCGCTTGCCTTTCTGCTGCTGATTGGCGCGGTGCTGGTCGCCGACGGGCTCCACTTCCACATTCCGAAAGGTTATATCTATTTTTCCCTCGCCTTCTCGGTGCTGGTCCAGGCACTGATCCTGCTGGCGGCGCGGCGCAAGGCGGGCGCGGGCGGCCGGGGAGCCTGA
- a CDS encoding nuclear transport factor 2 family protein: protein MTETLEKNAGSRASTAQWRQARIIELLDDALTGRDVARVKSFITPDCEIVFPGFSGTGHAGVDDMYRMIDQLFTSVPTKSFDLWIHGETAVNVHGKLFGQMTDGPSIDNARYTDTFVFDADGRISEWRVFNDVALLLLK, encoded by the coding sequence ATGACGGAGACACTGGAGAAGAACGCGGGCAGCCGGGCATCCACGGCGCAATGGCGCCAGGCGCGGATCATCGAATTGCTGGACGATGCCCTGACAGGGCGCGACGTGGCGCGGGTCAAGTCGTTCATCACCCCGGATTGCGAAATCGTCTTTCCCGGATTTTCCGGCACCGGACACGCCGGTGTCGACGACATGTACCGCATGATCGACCAGCTCTTCACGAGCGTGCCCACCAAATCATTCGATCTCTGGATCCATGGAGAGACTGCGGTCAACGTCCACGGCAAGCTCTTCGGTCAGATGACGGATGGTCCGTCCATCGACAATGCGCGCTACACCGACACTTTCGTATTTGATGCGGATGGCCGGATTAGCGAATGGCGCGTCTTCAATGACGTCGCCTTGCTGCTTCTGAAATAG
- a CDS encoding ferritin translates to MSSEALHAPRERLSPKTLALHQAIRSLMEEMEAADWYRQRADDCEDAPLKAILLHNMREELEHAAMLIEWLRRNNPDFEKELKDYLFSSGDIAKIEEEVSR, encoded by the coding sequence ATGTCGAGTGAAGCCCTACATGCGCCGCGCGAGAGATTGAGCCCGAAGACGCTGGCCCTGCATCAGGCCATCAGATCCCTGATGGAGGAGATGGAGGCTGCCGACTGGTACCGCCAGCGTGCGGACGACTGTGAGGACGCGCCACTGAAGGCAATCCTGCTCCATAATATGCGCGAGGAGCTGGAGCATGCGGCGATGCTTATCGAATGGCTCCGTCGGAACAATCCCGATTTCGAGAAAGAGTTGAAGGACTATCTTTTTTCGAGCGGGGATATCGCGAAGATCGAGGAGGAGGTCAGCCGCTGA
- a CDS encoding glycosyltransferase family 2 protein, translating into MADLTVIILTYNEEKHLARALASVRPVAARIVVVDSHSNDATCRIARDAGADVLQHDFVNQAQQFNWALENAGVTTGWVMRLDADEVVEDDLAREIEARLGALGPEIAGIRLRRKHIFLGRWIRWGGRYPVTLLRLWRNGAARSEQRWMDEHIVLLRGRVVTFRGGFADHNLNDITAFTEKHNRYATREAVEIINQRYGLFPRDEIMTAGNKLSGPALKRYLKENVYNVAPAVLNATLYFIWRYFLLLGFLDGKPGFIYHFLQGYWYRVLVEAKVFELERALAPLSSAEERLAALARHTGLPLDKGG; encoded by the coding sequence ATGGCGGACCTGACAGTCATCATCCTGACCTATAACGAGGAAAAGCATCTCGCCCGCGCCCTCGCCAGCGTACGGCCTGTGGCGGCACGGATCGTCGTGGTCGATTCGCACTCAAACGACGCCACTTGCCGCATTGCCCGCGACGCGGGGGCCGACGTCCTCCAGCATGATTTTGTCAATCAGGCGCAGCAGTTCAACTGGGCGCTCGAAAACGCCGGGGTAACGACGGGCTGGGTCATGCGCCTCGATGCCGACGAGGTGGTCGAGGACGATCTCGCGCGCGAGATCGAAGCCCGCCTTGGCGCCCTCGGTCCGGAGATTGCGGGGATCAGGCTGCGCCGGAAGCACATTTTTCTCGGGCGCTGGATCCGCTGGGGCGGGCGCTACCCGGTCACCTTACTGCGCCTCTGGCGGAACGGCGCCGCGCGGTCCGAGCAGCGCTGGATGGACGAGCACATCGTCCTGTTGCGCGGCCGGGTCGTGACCTTCCGGGGCGGCTTTGCCGACCACAATCTGAACGACATCACGGCCTTTACGGAAAAGCACAATCGCTATGCCACGCGGGAGGCGGTCGAGATCATCAACCAGCGCTACGGGCTTTTTCCGCGCGACGAGATCATGACAGCGGGAAACAAACTCTCCGGCCCGGCTCTGAAGCGGTATCTGAAGGAAAATGTCTATAACGTTGCGCCTGCCGTTCTCAACGCGACGCTGTACTTCATTTGGCGCTATTTCCTGCTTCTGGGCTTCCTCGACGGCAAGCCCGGCTTCATCTATCACTTTCTCCAGGGCTACTGGTATCGGGTGCTGGTGGAGGCCAAGGTTTTCGAGCTTGAGAGGGCGCTTGCCCCGCTCTCTTCGGCCGAGGAACGGCTCGCCGCCCTGGCTCGACATACCGGGCTGCCGCTCGACAAGGGCGGCTGA
- a CDS encoding ATP-dependent zinc protease — protein sequence MSRKPPSPKESPAKTRARRPPSLKADLDHLIGRGRLVGWREWVALPDLGVPRLKAKIDTGARTSALHAVNLRPFETNGDEWLAFTVEPHVRGGSDHAAIECRAPLWDRRAVRNSGGSVESRYVIKTALAIGGRQFEIEVTLTNRSDMGFEMLVGRTALRTGRLFVHPARSFVQGK from the coding sequence ATGAGCAGAAAGCCGCCCTCACCAAAGGAGTCGCCGGCAAAAACGCGCGCCCGGCGCCCGCCCAGTCTCAAGGCCGATCTCGATCACCTGATCGGCCGGGGCCGGTTGGTCGGCTGGCGCGAATGGGTGGCGCTGCCCGACCTCGGCGTCCCCCGCCTCAAGGCCAAGATCGACACGGGCGCGCGGACTTCGGCGCTCCACGCGGTCAATTTGCGTCCTTTTGAGACGAACGGCGATGAATGGCTTGCGTTTACCGTCGAGCCTCATGTAAGGGGCGGGAGCGACCACGCTGCCATCGAGTGCCGGGCCCCTTTGTGGGATCGCCGCGCGGTGCGGAACTCGGGCGGCTCGGTGGAGAGCCGGTATGTCATCAAGACCGCACTTGCGATTGGCGGGCGGCAGTTTGAAATCGAGGTGACCCTGACGAATCGCAGCGACATGGGGTTCGAGATGCTTGTCGGTCGCACGGCGCTGCGCACGGGGCGCCTGTTCGTTCATCCCGCGCGGTCCTTCGTCCAGGGCAAATAG
- the rimK gene encoding 30S ribosomal protein S6--L-glutamate ligase: MKIAMMARNPDLYSHRRLVEAAEARGHEIHVINTLRCYMNITSYRPEVYHNGESLVGYDAVIPRIGASITFYGLAVLRQFEMMGVYPLNESVAIGRSRDKLRSMQLLAREGIGLPVTAFAHDPRVTEQVLDIAGGAPAVIKLLEGTQGIGVVLADTARSAKSVIEAFRGVNVNILVQEFIKEAAGSDIRAFVVGGKVIAAMQRTGADGDFRSNLHRGGSARAIKITSIERSTAVKAAKALGLNVCGVDMLRANRGPLVMEVNSSPGLEGMEKATGTDVADTIIQFIEKNARPGKTRTKGKG, from the coding sequence ATGAAAATAGCCATGATGGCCCGAAATCCCGACCTCTACTCTCATAGGAGGCTGGTGGAGGCTGCCGAGGCGCGAGGCCATGAAATCCATGTCATCAACACTCTGCGCTGTTATATGAACATTACCTCCTATCGGCCGGAGGTTTATCATAATGGCGAAAGCCTGGTGGGATACGATGCGGTCATTCCCCGGATCGGGGCCTCGATCACGTTCTACGGTCTCGCCGTCCTGCGGCAATTCGAGATGATGGGTGTCTATCCGCTCAACGAATCGGTTGCCATCGGCCGCTCGCGCGACAAGCTGCGTTCCATGCAACTCCTGGCGCGCGAGGGGATCGGCCTGCCGGTCACGGCCTTTGCCCATGATCCGCGTGTGACCGAACAGGTGCTGGATATTGCGGGCGGTGCACCCGCGGTGATCAAGCTGCTGGAGGGGACCCAGGGGATCGGCGTGGTGCTGGCGGACACGGCGCGCTCGGCCAAATCGGTGATCGAGGCGTTCCGGGGCGTCAATGTGAATATCCTCGTGCAGGAATTCATCAAGGAGGCGGCGGGGTCCGACATTCGCGCCTTCGTGGTTGGCGGCAAGGTGATCGCGGCCATGCAGCGGACCGGTGCCGACGGCGACTTTCGCTCGAACCTGCATCGGGGCGGATCGGCCCGCGCCATCAAGATCACCTCGATCGAACGCTCGACGGCCGTCAAGGCGGCAAAGGCGCTGGGACTCAACGTCTGTGGCGTCGACATGCTGCGTGCCAACCGCGGCCCGCTCGTGATGGAGGTGAACTCGTCGCCCGGCCTGGAGGGTATGGAAAAAGCCACAGGAACCGACGTTGCCGACACCATCATCCAGTTCATCGAAAAGAACGCCCGCCCGGGCAAGACCCGGACGAAGGGCAAGGGATAG
- a CDS encoding succinylglutamate desuccinylase/aspartoacylase family protein: MAEGFTIGGVNVPPGSRQTVDLPVSVLSNHTPMSLQTQVVHGRRAGPTLFVSGVVHGDEIIGVEIIRRLLNVPALSRLRGTLLAIPIVNGFGFISHSRYLPDRRDLNRAFPGNARGSLAAQLADLFMREIVLRSDFGIDLHSAALHRVNLPQIRLSPSNPTALDLANAFGAPVVVTAGLREGSLRQAALAEGVDILLYEAGEGLRFDEVAVRQGVKGVLRVMVKLGMLPSRVVSAARRPPALCTSSYWVRAPRGGILRTFQPIGAGVEAEAVIGVISDPFGETESEVQAGEGGLIIGRTNLPIVNQGDGLFHIARVVHGPRAEAGVEQALADLQSDPMFDEDEII, translated from the coding sequence ATGGCGGAAGGGTTCACGATCGGCGGCGTCAACGTGCCGCCCGGCAGCCGCCAGACGGTAGACCTGCCGGTCAGTGTCCTGTCCAACCACACGCCGATGTCGCTGCAGACACAGGTGGTGCACGGCCGCCGCGCGGGGCCGACGCTGTTCGTCAGTGGTGTGGTTCATGGTGACGAGATCATCGGGGTCGAGATCATCCGCCGGCTGCTCAATGTGCCCGCCTTGTCCCGGTTGCGCGGCACATTGCTGGCGATCCCCATCGTCAACGGTTTCGGCTTCATCAGCCATTCCCGCTACCTGCCGGATCGCCGCGATCTCAACCGCGCCTTCCCCGGCAATGCCCGGGGCTCGCTCGCTGCCCAGCTTGCCGACCTCTTCATGCGCGAGATCGTCCTTCGTTCGGATTTCGGGATTGATCTTCACTCGGCCGCCCTGCATCGGGTGAATCTGCCTCAGATCCGGTTGTCCCCGTCCAATCCGACCGCACTCGACCTGGCCAACGCCTTTGGCGCGCCCGTCGTGGTGACCGCCGGGCTCCGCGAAGGGTCTCTTCGTCAGGCGGCGCTGGCGGAAGGCGTCGATATCCTCCTATACGAGGCGGGCGAGGGGCTGCGCTTTGACGAGGTGGCGGTCCGGCAGGGTGTGAAGGGCGTGCTTCGGGTCATGGTGAAGCTGGGCATGCTGCCGTCCCGCGTCGTCAGTGCGGCCCGGCGACCGCCGGCCCTTTGCACGTCGAGCTACTGGGTCCGCGCGCCCCGGGGCGGAATCTTGCGGACCTTTCAACCGATCGGGGCGGGAGTCGAGGCGGAGGCGGTCATCGGCGTCATCTCCGATCCGTTCGGCGAGACGGAAAGCGAGGTCCAGGCGGGCGAGGGCGGATTGATCATCGGGCGCACCAACCTGCCGATTGTCAATCAGGGCGACGGGCTTTTCCATATCGCACGGGTGGTTCACGGACCCCGGGCGGAAGCGGGTGTCGAGCAGGCGCTTGCCGATCTGCAGTCCGATCCGATGTTTGACGAGGACGAGATTATCTAG
- a CDS encoding YbaN family protein, which produces MTQISPTSPTLSERAARAETRGAPALPPVRRYLYRGLGTALVGLGTLGIFLPLLPTTIFWILAAFCYARGAPDLQRRLFAHKRFGEPIELFVSYRVIERSSKMAAIGGISLSFALTALLAGMPDRVLYGLGFLLALISLYLATRPETVPPGGRR; this is translated from the coding sequence ATGACCCAGATATCGCCCACCAGCCCCACCCTGTCGGAACGCGCCGCCCGGGCCGAAACGCGAGGCGCGCCTGCGCTGCCCCCCGTCCGCCGTTACCTTTATCGCGGCCTCGGCACGGCGCTGGTCGGTCTCGGCACGCTGGGCATCTTCCTGCCGCTCCTGCCGACGACGATTTTCTGGATTCTGGCGGCCTTCTGCTACGCGCGGGGGGCGCCCGATCTTCAGCGCCGGCTCTTCGCCCACAAGCGTTTCGGCGAGCCGATCGAACTTTTCGTCAGCTACCGGGTTATCGAGCGCTCTTCGAAAATGGCGGCCATCGGAGGCATTTCCCTGTCGTTCGCCCTGACGGCCCTGCTGGCGGGAATGCCGGATCGCGTCCTCTATGGGCTGGGCTTCCTTCTCGCGCTCATTTCCCTCTACCTCGCGACCCGGCCGGAGACCGTCCCGCCCGGCGGCCGACGCTAG
- a CDS encoding queuosine precursor transporter yields the protein MDETPSEDEKSERAFAVLMAGFAVVLVLTNIIGIKLFLAFPDTLPHGLFGEAMVLTAGLITYPLTFLLTDIVCEIWGQRRANLMVATGFAMSLLALFLIQLSLALPAAPAWSDASPYYATAEEMQRAFESVFTLPTILIMASMTAYLVAQLADVRLFHFWKRVTRGRHLWLRNNASTMSSQLIDTIVVNSLFLGFGLGLDWGLVGRIIVASYLCKVILALLDTPLIYLGVALLRRHLSPVPGPAAPVSPEHTPS from the coding sequence GTGGACGAAACACCTTCCGAGGACGAGAAATCCGAGCGCGCCTTCGCCGTACTCATGGCCGGCTTCGCCGTGGTGCTCGTGCTGACAAACATTATCGGCATCAAGCTGTTTCTGGCCTTTCCCGACACCCTGCCCCATGGCCTCTTTGGCGAGGCCATGGTCCTTACCGCCGGGCTGATCACCTACCCGCTCACCTTTCTCCTGACCGACATCGTCTGCGAAATCTGGGGGCAGCGGCGCGCCAATCTGATGGTTGCGACCGGCTTCGCGATGAGCCTGCTAGCCCTTTTTCTGATCCAGTTGTCCCTGGCATTGCCAGCCGCCCCGGCCTGGTCGGACGCCAGTCCCTACTATGCCACGGCCGAGGAAATGCAGCGCGCCTTCGAGTCCGTTTTCACCCTGCCAACGATCCTGATCATGGCCTCGATGACCGCGTATCTCGTCGCTCAGCTCGCCGATGTCAGGCTGTTTCATTTCTGGAAACGGGTCACTCGGGGTCGCCATCTCTGGCTGCGCAACAACGCCTCGACCATGAGCTCGCAACTGATCGATACCATCGTGGTGAACAGTCTTTTTCTCGGTTTCGGGCTGGGGCTGGATTGGGGCCTGGTCGGACGCATCATCGTTGCCTCGTATCTTTGCAAAGTGATCCTCGCCCTTCTGGACACGCCGCTGATCTATCTGGGTGTGGCGCTGTTGCGCCGACATCTCTCGCCCGTGCCGGGCCCCGCCGCACCGGTGAGCCCTGAACACACGCCGTCGTAG
- the hisI gene encoding phosphoribosyl-AMP cyclohydrolase, which yields MTESASEAVAREVIGRLRFNEAGLVPAIAQQFDTGKVLMMAWMSAEAIRETLATGRVCYYSRSRQNLWRKGETSGHTQRLVEFRFDCDDDTILLLVDQTGPACHTNRPNCFFHAVRDGGIVEISEPVAD from the coding sequence ATGACGGAAAGTGCTTCTGAGGCCGTGGCGCGCGAGGTGATCGGCCGGCTTCGCTTCAACGAGGCGGGGCTTGTCCCCGCGATTGCCCAGCAATTCGATACCGGCAAGGTGCTGATGATGGCCTGGATGTCGGCCGAGGCTATCCGCGAAACCTTGGCGACGGGGCGGGTCTGCTATTACTCGCGCTCGCGCCAGAATCTTTGGCGCAAGGGCGAGACGTCCGGCCACACGCAGCGCCTCGTGGAGTTCCGCTTCGACTGCGACGACGACACGATCCTGCTTCTGGTCGACCAGACCGGTCCCGCCTGCCACACCAACCGGCCCAATTGTTTTTTCCACGCGGTCCGCGACGGCGGGATCGTTGAGATTTCGGAGCCGGTTGCCGACTAG
- the fabI gene encoding enoyl-ACP reductase FabI, with protein MTTDSRLNGKKGLIVGIANRDSIAFGCARAFQTAGARLAITYLNEKAAAHVVPLAQELGAEIVLPLDLRDAHTLAQVFAEISRVWGELDFLLHSVAFAPKDDLHRPLWQASREGFLTAMDTSCHSFLRLAGCAVPLMGGGGSLITVSYLGAERVVPHYNLMGPVKAALEAVVRYAAAELGPRGIRVNALSPGPIPTRAAGGLEDFDALLAEAREKAPTHHTVTLDEIGAYASFLIGDGATNVTGGIHYIDGGQHIMA; from the coding sequence ATGACCACGGATTCTCGCCTGAACGGCAAGAAAGGCCTTATCGTCGGCATTGCCAACCGCGACAGCATCGCCTTCGGCTGCGCGCGGGCCTTTCAGACCGCGGGCGCGCGGCTCGCGATCACTTATCTCAACGAAAAGGCGGCGGCCCATGTGGTTCCGCTGGCGCAGGAACTGGGGGCCGAGATCGTGCTGCCGCTGGACCTGCGGGACGCTCACACCCTGGCGCAGGTTTTTGCGGAAATCTCACGCGTATGGGGCGAGTTGGATTTTCTTCTCCATTCCGTCGCCTTCGCCCCGAAAGACGATCTGCACCGGCCGCTTTGGCAGGCATCGCGCGAAGGTTTCCTCACCGCCATGGACACATCGTGCCATTCCTTTCTTCGCCTCGCCGGCTGCGCCGTGCCACTGATGGGGGGTGGCGGCAGCCTGATAACCGTCAGCTATCTCGGCGCGGAAAGGGTCGTTCCCCATTACAACCTGATGGGGCCGGTCAAGGCCGCGCTGGAAGCGGTGGTGCGTTATGCGGCAGCCGAGCTGGGGCCGCGCGGAATCAGGGTCAACGCCCTGTCGCCCGGCCCCATCCCCACCCGCGCCGCCGGCGGGCTCGAGGATTTCGACGCATTGCTCGCCGAGGCGCGGGAAAAGGCGCCGACACACCATACGGTTACGCTCGATGAAATCGGCGCCTATGCAAGCTTCCTTATCGGCGACGGCGCGACCAACGTCACGGGCGGTATCCACTATATCGATGGCGGCCAGCACATTATGGCCTGA